A single window of Toxoplasma gondii ME49 chromosome Ib, whole genome shotgun sequence DNA harbors:
- a CDS encoding hypothetical protein (encoded by transcript TGME49_208510) has protein sequence MAQEQREEEKRRKAVTVAAATRTETPGVCDEKMTGRPEGREDRAAGPRDARGEGTRMSPFFSPFPTSSALRHVDEYGESWLSSSMQEQLAGDPFADSSAPPSPPSPGPSRLPFLAFSSSLAPNEAVPTGGAAGRAATNGVSAAADASASLKETGDSGNTSEETAAAAPQWHADAAKVGLLSNNGRRFWKKRKAGMISLVYENALRSSHVHAYRYDILQGNVSAADGAGFVFANRVPCGKNIQTLWSVFVNRQGTLCKRMGQNLVRLPPPGLKPLEAGTSVYLLVDLDCKVAVFQMRTAEGTETPPRVVAFQDMAETAGCSQGYFCVVIAAGDVVVEVSDPVELRQMYATQIRPSLSVSSLSRPSYVDLSSSKAPLPPPPPPFLGLRPSSRCPHLGGFPESRSVGKHPPEALPLFGSRAPRMSPVQQDLSFLPSSASAFPSSSSAFLTPPSVFPSATSPSSSPSSSSVLPSASPPPSPVVAASAGLSAAGCSPAARSSSDCVPCPVIENLVHAAEETGLHDSLSYTSLSVLSCPGAVLPSPSALGSCSAPRSAPSSASSASSPSSVLSNGGVASPEVLALPSGTSAGPGLLASAWPSVASAAAGEETETVQSLRERDERGDRDEGSVCLSRAQKLRLPCPSRNVSPLRFCASSEPSAVKPERVRKLSGDCVSVRRRDSGEVEADPLTPLVVSLARDVTQEGSPAVRDTGPSDASSLSFSFSLFSPAVSSAPSRYFTHSAESAATSRETARLPCPPQSPVQPLFLSHPGGLFDGQAFLSSSPFARCGSVPFSLPPHLCGPNAAAASVAASAATQLPYLFLEFERLVATAVGGAIVASENLPASLSSFASSPSRLVWNNRAASAHVIAAAAHMTAAAQAIALEAQQEAEPFRAADCAATASWAPSGGTAEHVGEAGKTSGKPAAEAPEDDAGVQRPTEGRSLEAKRHGVSREGHRLGRQTDKSVKWEDAELREEVGTEIIHSSARRGLQFVAPLLSPDIRGGRLTSRPSETPRDEETFERKHSVEAAERERPAETREEEGASSAAAPESREEGDLRDAKRVEA, from the exons ATGGCGCAGGagcagcgcgaggaagaaaaaagaaggaaggcggtGACAGTGGCCGCCGCAActcgaacggagacacccggTGTGTGCGATGAAAAGATGACAGGACGcccagagggaagagaagaccgcGCAGCCGGTCCCCGCGATgcgcgaggcgaaggcacTCGCatgtcgcctttcttctctcccttcccgACGTCCTCTGCCCTTCGCCATGTAGATGAATACGGGGAATCATGGCTTTCCTCTTCAATGCAGGAGCAGCTGGCAGGAGACCCGTTCGCGGATTCCTcagcgccgccttcgcctccgtcgcctggaccgtctcgccttcccttcttggcgttctcttcttcgctggcgCCAAACGAGGCAGTCCCCACCGGCGGCGCCGCAGGGCGCGCAGCGACGAACGGCGTCTCAGCCGCCGCAGACGCAAGTGCCAGCCtaaaggagacaggagacagcggcaacacaagcgaggagacagcagccgcCGCGCCTCAGTGGCACGCCGACGCTGCCAAGGTGGGTCTCTTGAGCAACAACGGCAGACGATTttggaagaagcgaaaggcggGCATGATCTCCCTGGTCTACGAAAATGCGTTGAGGTCTTCACACGTCCACGCCTACCGATACGACATTCTTCAAG gCAACGTGAGCGCGGCGGACGGCGCAGGCTTCGTCTTTGCAA ATCGGGTCCCCTGCGGGAAGAACATCCAGACTCTCTGGAGCGTCTTTGTCAATCGCCAGGGCACCCTCTGCAAAC GCATGGGCCAAAACCTGGTGAGGCTACCGCCGCCTGGCCTGAAACCTCTGGAGGCAGGAACAAGTGTGTATCTTCTCGTCGACCTCGACTGCAAAGTTGCTGTCTTCCAG ATGCGCACGGCGGAGGGGACGGAGACACCACCCCGGGTGGTCGCCTTTCAGGACATGGCTGAGACTGCCGGTTGCTCTCAGGGCTACTTCTGCGTCGTCATCGCTGCTG GCGATGTCGTCGTTGAGGTGTCAGACCCAGTTGAACTGCGCCAGATGTACGCGACACAAATCcggccgtctctctctgtttcttctctttcgcggcCTTCTTACGTGGATTTGTCTTCTTCAAAGGCGCCTTTaccgcctcctcctcctccgttcCTGGGCCTTCGTCCTTCCTCCCGATGTCCCCACCTGGGGGGTTTCCCTGAAAGCAGATCCGTCGGGAAGCACCCACCGGAGGCTCTTCCTTTGTTCGGCTCTCGTGCACCTCGCATGAGCCCCGTGCAACAAgatctctcttttcttccttcttcagcgtctgcctttccttcctcgtcgtctgcctttcttACACCGCCGTCAGTCTTCCCATCcgcgacttctccttcctcgtctccttcttcgtcgtctgtccttccttctgcttcgccgcctccctCGCCGGTTGTGGCTGCGTCTGCCGGTCTGTCGGCAGCTGGGTGTTCTCCCGCTGCGCGGTCCTCTTCTGACTGCGTCCCCTGTCCAGTCATCGAGAACTTAGTTCATGCggctgaagagacagggcTCCACGACAGCCTCTCTTacacgtctctctctgttctgtcttgTCCTGGGGCCGTACTTCCCTCGCCGTCCGCGCTCGGATCCTGCTCGGCTCCCCGGTCTGCGCCGTCGTcggcttcctcggcttcctcgccttcctctgtgcTTTCCAATGGAGGCGTCGCTTCTCCGGAGGtcctcgcgcttccttcTGGCACCTCTGCCGGCCCAGGCCTTCTGGCCTCGGCCTGGCCCTCAGTGGCCTCTGCGGCGgccggcgaggagacagagaccgtTCAGAGCCTccgcgaaagagacgaacgaggCGATAGGGACGAGGGGTCCGTCTGTCTGAGTCGAGCTCAGAAATTGCGTCTTCCCTGTCCGAGCCGGAATGTGTCGCCGCTGCGGTTCTGCGCCAGCTCCGAGCCGTCGGCCGTGAAGCCTGAGAGAGTCCGGAAACTGTCGGGTGACTGTGTCTCCGTGCGCCGGCGAGATAGCGGCGAGGTCGAGGCGGATCCCCTGACCCCCCTTGTTGTTTCACTCGCCAGAGACGTGACTCAAGAAGGCTCACCTGCCGTGAGGGACACTGGACCTTCGgacgcttcttccttgtccttctcgttttctctgttctctcctgccgtctcgtctgcgccttcgcgATACTTCACCCACTCCGCGGAGTCGGCCGCGACCTCGAGGGAGACCGCGCGCCTCCCATGTCCCCCCCAGTCTCCGGTACagcctttgtttctttcgcaTCCGGGCGGCCTGTTCGACGGCCAGGCCTTTTTGAGTTCGTCACCCTTCGCGCGTTGCGGCTCCGTCCCCTTTTCGCTGCCTCCTCACCTTTGTGGCCCGAACGCGGCGGCCGCCAGTGttgccgcctctgcagccACCCAGCTGCCGTAcctctttctcgagttcGAGCGTCTGGTGGCGACGGCTGTAGGCGGGGCAATTGTCGCCTCCGAAAACCttcctgcgtcgctctcctcgtttgcctcttccccctcgAGGCTGGTCTGGAACAACCGCGCTGCGTCTGCTCACGTGATCGCCGCAGCCGCACACATGACCGCAGCCGCGCAGGCGATTGCGTTGGAAGCGCAGCAGGAGGCCGAACCGTTCCGGGCCGCCGATTGTGCTGCGACCGCTAGTTGGGCTCCAAGTGGCGGGACCGCTGAGCACGTGGGCGAGGCAGGCAAAACATCAGGAAAACCAGCGGCGGAGGCGCCCGAGGACGATGCCGGCGTTCAGAGGCCGACGGAGGGACGCTCACTGGAGGCGAAACGACATGGAGTTTCGAGAGAGGGTCACCGCCtagggagacagacagacaagagTGTGAAGTGGGAAGACGCCGAGCTCCGGGAGGAGGTCGGCACAGAGATCATCCACTCTTCTGCAAGGAGGGGGCTCCAGTTTGtggcgccgcttctctcgccagACATACGAGGCGGTCGACTCACTTCGCGACCATCGGAAACACCCAGGGACGAAGAAACGTTTGAAAGAAAACACTCCGTTGAGGCCGCTGAAAGAGAACGcccagcagagacgcgagaggaagaaggcgcctcGTCGGCAGCAGCTCCGGAAagcagggaggaaggagacttgAGGGACGCCAAGAGGGTCGAAGCGTGA